A stretch of DNA from Nitratireductor thuwali:
ATGCCAAGATGCGCAAGGCAGACTGGCTGACCGCCGGCGCCGCCGGCATCGGGGTGATCGGCATCGGCTTCGGCATCTGGTGGCTGGACGCCGCGGCAGCGCTCCTGATCGGGCTTGACGTATTGCGCGACGGCTTCGCCCAGACATCACGTTCGATCGGCGACCTGGCCGATCGTCGTCCGACGACGGCCGAGGGCGGGGAGGATGACCTGCCCGAACGGCTGCGTGACTGGCTTTGCCGCCTGTCGTGGGTCGAGAATGCCGACGTCCGCATGCGCGAGGCGGGCCACGTGCTTTATGGCGAAGGGTTCGTGGTTCCGAAGGACGAAGGTGATCTCATCCGGCGCATAAACGATGCCGCCGACGAGGCACTGGGGCTCGACTGGCGTGTTGCCGAGTTCACGATCACCCCCGTGGCATCGCTGAGCGTGGTCGAAGGCCGAAGCGACGGGGCAAGCGAGCCTGCCCGCGCCGCCCGGGACAGGCATAGATCCCGCCCGGGCCGTTAGGCGCCGTTTTTCTGCCAGGGACGATGGTCCCTCGGCTCAGTTGGAGGCGCCCTGCCCCAGCATATAGATGATGAGCTGGCCATCTTCGCTGATATCCGCTGCGACGACCGAATCCAGCGAAAAGTCCGGGTCCTCGGACTGAAGTTTTTCCATGAGCGCTTCATTGGCGCCGATGGCAGCCTGAAGATCCCCCACATCCGCTGCCCGCTCATCGATCTCCGACTGCAGCGCCTCGCCCTCGACGGACCCCACCGTCTCGATCGAGATGATCTGGAGTTCCCCGATCTCCTCCAGATTCCTGATCTCCGACGGCGTCGTTTCCATATTCTCCATTGCCGTCATCGCTGCCTCTGGGCTGGCCTCTTCCTGTGCCGAAACGACCGTTACGGCCGAGCACAGCGTCGTTCCGACAACGACGAGAATTGCGGGCAGATGTGACATGCAAACCTCCACGGGACTATCGCCTTACGCGTATTGCTTTGGAACCTGACGTCCGAACCTGGCGAAGCCGGTTAGGTTCCATTGATAACTTCGGACAGGAACATTCGGCTGAGGTTGGCGGTTGCGGCTATGGTCTTCGAACGGAGAAGCGGCATGGCGAATATGCCTGACATTCCCTCCCGTCCGATCAGCGGCGAAGGATTGGAGCATAGCGGCAGCGAGGTGGTCGATATCAACGCAGCGTCCTTCGAGCAGCTGAGGCGGCTTCCGGGGCTCGATGCGCAGAAGGCGAGACTCATCTGTGAGCGCCGGCCCTTCGCCCGCTGGGACGAGGTGCAGCTTCTCGACGGTTTCGGCAAGGATACGATCGCGCTGCTGAAGGCGGGCGGGGCGGAAATCCGCAGACTATAGCTCCAGGTGCAACGGAGCGCTGCCGGTCAGCTTCTGGTCCGGCCGGGAACTCGCTTGGATGGCAAGGAGAAGGAGACGGATGATGCATCGAATGAAACGGGTAACATGTGCTGCCGTCACGCTGGCTCTGGCGTCCGCCATGGCCGGCCAGTCCAGCGCACAGGATGAGCCTGTTGGGTATGGGGAGGCATTTGCTGCCCTGGAGGCGTCGACGCTTCTCGACCTCGACAATATCGAAGCTGAAGCGACGGTGGATATTGTCCCGATGTCCGAAGTGGAGCCGACCAACGGCGCCAATGCGGAAGCTTTCGCGAAGATGAGGGAGGGCCATGCCGCTGCGCTCGAAGACGTGCGCCAGCAGGTCAGAAACAATGAAAAGATCACGTCGGCGCTTAAGGCCGAGGGCTATACGGCCGATCAGGTCGTCGCCGTTTGGAATGACGCCGACAAGGAAGTCACAGTCTTCGTCGAGGAGATGTAGCCGGCATCTTGCGCCCGCCGGTCAGCCGAGGCCGGCGGGCCACCTTTCTTGCGTCGGGGAGGTGCCGGTGCCCAGAATGATCGCTCATGACGGGCCGGTTGGCACGCCTCGCTATGACGAACCCCCACCTGAACATCACCGGGGTCAGATACCTTCCTGTAGGTGCGCTGCGTAGGCAGCTCAAGCGTCCTTCTCTTCTTCCGCCCCCTGCGTTTCTTTCCGTCGCCCGTAGATCATGTTGCTCATGGGCGCCCCGCTCGCTCCGTGGGCGAAGACCGAGGCCAGCACTGAAGCGCTTGCCAAGTGCCAGACCATCGCGTCGGCACCCCGCGAAAGCGCGAAGAGCGCGTAGAAGAAGGTGGAGATGCCGATCGGCCCGAACCAGGCGAGATAGGCGAGGTCGCGCCGCTGCAGATGGCCGCGCAGCAGCGGCGCGAGCACCAGAAAGACCGGCAGGCGGCGCACTATCAGGATGCCGAGCGCGAAGCCCGGGACGGCCCAGCCGAGCTGCCGCCACTCCGGCCAGGGCAAGGCGATGCCGAAGAGTACGAAAATGGATGGCGTGATGAGGTGGTTGATCGCCTCCTGGACGTTCTCCTCCGATTGTTTGGTGTCGGTGTCCGACATCAGGTTGAAGGCCACGCCTGCCACGAACACGGAGATCAGCGCGTCGCCCCCGAGCAGGCGCGCTGCACCCAGGGTGAAGAATGTCAGCGCGAGCGTGAAGGTCAAAACGGAGTAGCTCTCGATGATGCTTTTCCTGCGCGCCCAACCAAGCACGCGGGCCGCTGCCGCCCCGACGACCGCGCCGATGACGGCGCTCATGGCGACGCCCAGCAGGAAGCCGGTCACCAGCCATTCGCCGGCCACGCCGGAGCTGCCGCCGATCACCAGGAGCGGCAGCAGAACCAGCACATAGGCAAGGCCGTCATTGGCGCCGGATTCGAGGCTGAGAGCGGCGCGCACGCGCGAGGGTAGCCTTTCCTCGGCAAATCTTCCCGTCACGATGTTGCTGGAGACGATCGGATCCGTCGGGGTCAGCACCGCGCCCACGAGCAGGGCCGTCCACGGCGGCAGGCCGAACATCCAGCCGGCCAGAGCGGCACTGCAGGCCCACATGCCGACCATGCCGAGCGTGAGCAGCACTGCGGCGGGCCGCGCCAGCGTGCGGAAGTCAGTTGGGCTGAGCCGCAGGCCTATGCCCATAAGCCCCACGGCGAGCCTATCCGCGCCACCTGCTCGATGATCGCATGCCGGTCTCCCCACGTCCGCAGGTCAATGACGTCGAGAGCTACCGGTCCCACGACGATTCCCAAAGTCACCGCCACCATCGGCTCGGAGACCGGATAGTGCTTCATCTTCTGCGAGACGAGGCTGATGGCGATGATCAGCGCCCCGGCGATTGCAAGCGAAAGGTTGAGTTGTGGCATGGGCACACCGTCACTGCTCAACGTCGGCAGCGCCGGAATGGTTGCTGCCGAAACGGATCACCCGCATGTCGGCAGGAAGAACAGCGGCGCCGTCACATAGATCACCGCAACTGCGGAGAGAAGGCACAGCAGGAGGCCGCCGAGCGCCATAAACTGATGCCGGACCTGCACTGAATCCTTGGGGGTCCGGAATCCTCCAGCCTGGAACCAGCGCCGCCAGGCCAGAAGCGTCAGGACGGCGATTGCCGCCAGCGCCACCCCGCTCACCACCATCAGCACCGATCTGACGGCGCTCCACTCCCCGGCGCCGGCCATTCCGAAGCCGAAAGCGCAGGCGACGGCGACGACGACGTAGCAGACCAGGAAATGCACGGCCCAGACCAGCGGTCCGGCCACCATGCCGATTAGGCTGTCGCGGTCGATGACGTTCATTGCCATGTCAGATCATCCTCGGCCAGAGATGAAC
This window harbors:
- a CDS encoding cation transporter, with product MRAVTAVDIPDDRKPDYRKAKWIQWITIAYLVSVAIVLYFVLGSSQAMRAAWLEDMLSIIPSVSWVIATPIAWRKPDGNFPYGYHRAVGIAYLASALPLLGLGLYLIIEAAMKLFQATHPSMGTMVILGEPVWIGWPALLALAYSAIPSVILGRLKLPLARRLHDKPLIADAKMRKADWLTAGAAGIGVIGIGFGIWWLDAAAALLIGLDVLRDGFAQTSRSIGDLADRRPTTAEGGEDDLPERLRDWLCRLSWVENADVRMREAGHVLYGEGFVVPKDEGDLIRRINDAADEALGLDWRVAEFTITPVASLSVVEGRSDGASEPARAARDRHRSRPGR
- a CDS encoding ComEA family DNA-binding protein translates to MANMPDIPSRPISGEGLEHSGSEVVDINAASFEQLRRLPGLDAQKARLICERRPFARWDEVQLLDGFGKDTIALLKAGGAEIRRL
- a CDS encoding cation:proton antiporter, with the protein product MGIGLRLSPTDFRTLARPAAVLLTLGMVGMWACSAALAGWMFGLPPWTALLVGAVLTPTDPIVSSNIVTGRFAEERLPSRVRAALSLESGANDGLAYVLVLLPLLVIGGSSGVAGEWLVTGFLLGVAMSAVIGAVVGAAAARVLGWARRKSIIESYSVLTFTLALTFFTLGAARLLGGDALISVFVAGVAFNLMSDTDTKQSEENVQEAINHLITPSIFVLFGIALPWPEWRQLGWAVPGFALGILIVRRLPVFLVLAPLLRGHLQRRDLAYLAWFGPIGISTFFYALFALSRGADAMVWHLASASVLASVFAHGASGAPMSNMIYGRRKETQGAEEEKDA